One region of Cinclus cinclus chromosome 1, bCinCin1.1, whole genome shotgun sequence genomic DNA includes:
- the ENY2 gene encoding transcription and mRNA export factor ENY2, which produces MNKDAQMRATINQKLIETGERERLKELLRAKLIECGWKDQLKAHCKDVIKEKGLEHVTVDDLVAEITPKGRALVPDSVKKELLQRIRTFLAQHASL; this is translated from the exons ATGAATAAAGATGCGCAGATGAGAGCAACCATTAACCAAAAGCTAATAGAAACAGGAGAGCGAGAACG CCTTAAAGAGTTGCTGAGAGCCAAGTTAATTGAATGTGGCTGGAAGGATCAGCTGAAGGCACATTGCAAAG ATGtcattaaagaaaaaggatTAGAGCATGTTACTGTTGATGATTTGGTGGCAGAAATCACTCCCAAAGGCAGAG CTTTGGTACCAGACAGTGTAAAGAAAGAACTCTTGCAAAGAATAAGAACCTTCCTTGCTCAGCATGCCAGTCTTTAA